A region of the Amycolatopsis sp. cg13 genome:
GGCGAGGCGTTGGGCTGGCAGGGCGCAGAAGACCGACGTGGACCGTGGGGTGGAGCCTGGCAGCGGTGGATGCGGCGGGATGGTTGCGAGGCGGCATGTCGACTCGTGGCGAGCTGCGGCCAGCCGGTGCGGGTAAGTGCGTCGCTGGGGCTGGCCGCTGCGGTGGCGGGCCGACCATTGTTGGCGGCGCCGGAGCAGCCGTCACGCGGCTACCCCGGCCTGGCTCAGCTCGGCTCGGTCTGGCTCAGCCCGGCTCGGCTCGGTCTGGCTCAGCTCGGCTCGGTCTGGCTCAGCCCGGCTCGGCTCGGTCTGGCCCGGCTTGTCCCGGCTCGGCTTGGCCTGGCTCGGCCCGGCTTGGCTTGGCCTGGCTCAGCCCGGCTCGGCTCGGTCTGGCCCGGCCTAGCTCAGACGGGCCAACCCGGTTGCGTCCGGCCAACCCGCGCAGCCAACCCGCCAACTCAGCCGAGCTGTCAGGCGGACTCTTCGTGGTGCAGAAGCCACCGCTTGGCGTCCACGCCCCAGCGGAAGTTGCCGATCGCTCCGCCGGTCCGCACCACCCGGTGGCAAGGCACGAACAGGGCCGCTGCGTTGCGGGCGCAAGCGGTCGCTGCCGCGCGGACTGCGGACGGGTTGCCCGAGAGGGTGGCGTACTCCGCGTAGCTCACCGGGCTGCCTGCCGGGACTTTGCGCAGCATCTCCCACGCGTGCTCGCGGAACGGGCCTGAGCGCTGCCGTACCTCGATGTCGGCGACGGCGTCGACATCACCGCCGTGGTAGCGGCGGATCGCGGTCGTCACGGGGCCGAGGTCGCGGCGTTCGGTCAGGGTCGTTGGGGCCAGGGACGGCGAGATGAGCGGCGTCAGTTCGGCGACGTCGCCGGTCCAGCCGGAGGCCAGTACGGCTCCGTCGCCTGCCACCACTGCGGTGAACGGGCCGATCTTGGTGTCCAAAGTGGACCAGAAGGCGGTGTGCACGGGAAAAGTCTCCTCAAGCGGTTCGGGAACTGAGATACCGGCTGGCGTACGAACTCCACGGCTGCCAGCCGCGTGCGGACGTCGTCAGGTCGATGCCCAGCTCGGCCGCGCTGCGGCGGACGGCTGGATCAGCGGTCAACAGGACGTCGGGAGCGCCCAGCAGACGCATCACGACGTAATCGGCGGTGGCGGGATCGACGCCGGCCGTGAGCATTTCGGTGCGCAGTTCGTCGGCGTCGCGGCCTACGTGGAGGTCCAGGTCACCGGCGACGATCGCCGCGGCGACCTGTTTGACCAGCGGTTTCACGTCGGCTGCGGCGATGGCGGACGGGGTCGGGAAGAGGGTCGTCAGGGTGTCCATGGGCGGGTCGGCGGGCGGGACTGGCTCGCCAAGCCGGACGACGTCGGCCACGTCGTCGCCGAGCAGGGCGCGGAGCAGGACCTCCGGACCGTCGACGGCGCCTGGCACGCGGATGCCCGGGGTAGCTGCGACCAGCGGGGCCAAGGCCTCGTCGGCGGACAGCACGCGGGTGACGGCTTCTGGGTCTGCATCCAGGTCCAACAGCCGCCGCACTCGGCTGACGGCGCTGCTCAGGTCGCGGAGGTCCGAGAGCGCCAGGTCGCACTGCACGTAGCCGGCGCGCGGGCTGACCCACACCGACGCCGGGCCGTGTGGCAGGCGCAAGGTGCGGCCGTAGCCGTCGTCCGAGACGGCTTCGATGCCTGGCAACGCCCGTGAAGCGTGGTAGTTCAGCACGCCCGCCGCGTCGAACGGGGCGCGGAACGGCAGGCGAAGGCTGAGCCGCGTCGCGCCGCTGGGTTCGTTGCGGTTCCCGCGGCGAAGCGAGGCTGCTCGGAGCTGAGACGGCGTTGTCGCGAACACTTCGCGGATCGTTTCGTTGAACTGCCGGATGCTGGAGAACCCGGCCGCGAACGCGACGTCGGTGAGCGGCAGCTGCGACATCTCGATCAGCAACCGTGCCGAGTGGGCGCGGTGTGCTCGGGCGAGGCGGATCGGGCCTGCGCCGAGTTCAGCCGTCAACACTCGGCCGAGTTGGCGTTCCGAGTAGCCGAGCTGACGGGCCAACCCGGGCACGCCCTCGCGCTCGACCAGGCCGTCCGAGATCAACCGCATCGCGCGGGCGGCCAGGTCGGCGCGCACGTTCCAATCCGGCGAACCCGGGACTGCGTCCGGGAGGCAGCGGCGGCACGCACGGAAACCACCGGCCTGCGCGGCTGCCGACGTCGGGTAGAAGCGGACGTTCTGCGCCTTCGGCGTGAGCGCCGGGCAGGACGGACGGCAGTAGATGCCCGTGGTGCGCACCGCCATGATGAACTGGCCATCGAACCGCTGGTCGCGGGCGGTCACCGCGCGGTAGCAGCGCTCGGTGTCGCGCCAGATCGGGATGGTCGAGGTAGCCATGCCTTCGATGATGCCAGCAGGTGAGAGCCCTGACTGGCGGAAAACCGACACGACGTTGCGGCCGCGCTCACCGGGTCGGCGGGGGTCTCCGCCCAGCACGTAGACTTCATGGCCGTGAGTCTCACCCTCGGTATCGTCGGCCTGCCCAACGTCGGCAAGTCCACCCTGTTCAACGCGCTGACGCGCAACGACGTGCTCGCCGCGAACTACCCGTTCGCCACGATCGAGCCCAACGTCGGCGTCGTGCCGCTGCCGGACCCGCGGCTGGACCAGCTGGCCGAGATCTTCTCGTCGGAGAAGACCGTGCCCGCCGTGGTGTCCTTTGTGGACATCGCGGGCATCGTGAAGGGCGCGTCCGAGGGCGCGGGGCTCGGCAACAAGTTCCTCGCGAACATCCGCGAGGCCAACGCGATCTGCCAGGTCATCCGCGTGTTCGACGACCCGGACGTGGTGCACGTCGACGGCCGGATCGACCCGATGTCCGACATCGAGACGATCAACACCGAGCTGATCCTCGCCGACCTGCAGACGCTCGAAAAGGCGCTGCCGAGGCTGGAGAAAGAGGCGCGCACCAAGAAGGAAGCGCGGCCGGCGCTCGAAAACGCCCAGAAGGCCAAGGAGATCCTCGACTCCGGGCGCACGCTGTTCCAAGCGCAGAAGGACATCGACGGCGAGGCGCTGCGCGAGCTGAGCCTGCTCACCACGAAGCCGTTCCTGTACGTCTTCAACGCCGACGAAGCTGTGCTCACCGACGAGGCGCGCCGCGAGGAGCTGACGAAGCTCGTCGCCCCGGCGGACGCGGTGTTCCTCGACGCGAAGGTTGAAGCCGAACTGCTGGAGCTGGACGACGAGGAGTCCGTGCGCGAGCTGCTGGAGTCCGTCGGCCAGCTGGAGCCGGGCCTGAACGCGCTGGCCCGCGCCGGTTTCCACACGCTCGGCCTGCAGACCTACCTCACGGCAGGCCCGAAGGAATCCCGCGCTTGGACGATCCCGCAGGGCGCGACCGCCCCGCAGGCCGCTGGTGTCATCCACACGGACTTCGAACGCGGCTTCATCAAGGCGGAGATCGTGTCCTTCGCGGACCTCGTCGAGGCGGGCTCGATGGCGGCCGCGCGCTCGGCGGGCAAGGTCCGCATGGAAGGCAAGGACTACGTGATGGCGGACGGCGACGTCGTGGAGTTCCGCTTCAACGTCTGATCGAAGGCGCAGCCGGGTCGGAAGCCAGTGATGCTTCCGACCCGTAGTGCGTCTGGCTGATCTGGCCCGGCTTGCACGAACCCCTGAATGCCTTCGATGGAATGTTGGCCGGCGTCGGCTCGCCGGCGTTGCATCGGCCAAGCGCCTCGAGCGACTGAGCGAAGTGCGTCGATGAAAGCTGAGCCTGCGGGAGCGCCCGTGGCGAGCGAGCAAGGCCTCCGCTCGGCGGCGCTCGACTAGATACCCGATGGGGAGGACGCGACCGAGCTTGTCCAGCGCCGGCGGGTCGAAGGCGAACTCGAAGACGTAATCGACGAATACCTCTAGGGCTATGAGTCGGTTACGGTACTTCTGGAACCCACGGGACTGTGCGCGAGGCCGCCGCGGGGTTCATCGACTTTGGCGAACGAGCCTCGGCAGGACATAAATCGTGCCGAGGCCAGCGACTCAGCTCAACCCGGACACGCTGGGAACGACCACGCCGTAAAGATCCCCGATGGTCGCTAGCGAGCTGTTGTGCAGTTGCGCAGCGCTGACTTCCCCGACCGGAGTCGGCAACGGCCGGGTGGCGCAGGCGTCGGCGACGACGGTCGGGTGGTTGCCGCGCAGGAAGGCGCCTTCGGTGGTGAACGTGACGCACATGTTGGTCATGAAACCCGCGATCACCACGTTCTGGTGCCCGGCTGCGTCAACCTGCGAACCCAGGTCGGTGTTCACGAAGGAGTTCGGCGCGCCCTTGACGACGACCGGCTCGCCCTCGATTGGCGCGACGTCCGGATGGATGCTGCCGATCTCGGCTCGGACGTCGTAGGGGGTGTCCTCGCCGCCGTCGTTGATGACGTGGATTACCTTCGCTCCGGCGGCGCGGGCCTCGGCGAGCAGGTTCTTCGCGGCGGTCAGCGCAGGCCGCCAGCCTTCCAGTTCCATCACGCCGCGGGTGTAGGTGTTCTGGTAGTCGACCAGGATCAGTGTCGAGTCGGCCAGTGTCGCCGGGGTTTGGTTCAACCCGTTCAGTTCCCGCAGCGTCGTCCTCGGCATGTTCGGATTTCCTCTCGTTCGGTTTCGTGCAGCCGACGCTAGACTTCGGCAGGGGATGTCGGCAATGACATGCAAAGCGCAGAAACCGACATGGGTGTGCGATGAAGCGACTGATGGTCGTCGTCCTGTTCGATCGGATCGACCTGCTCGACGTGACTGGGCCCGCAGAGGTGTTTTCCCTGCTGCAGCGGGAAATGAACCGTCCGACGGGGTACCGGGTGGTGCTCGCGGCGGAGGCGCTCGAGCCGGTGATGACCTCTGCCGGGGTGCGTGTGCTGCCGGACATGACCTTCGCGGAGCTGGCCGGGAAGGCGATCGACACCCTGGTCGTGCCGGGCGCGGTCGTGTTCGGGGAGAACGGCGAGATCGTCGCGAGGTGTGACCCGGCGGTAGTCGAGGAGGTTCGCTTGCTGGCCGGGCGTGCGCGCCGGGTGGCGTCCGTCTGCGTTGGGGCGCACATCCTTGCGGCGGCCGGACTTCTCGACGGCAAACGCGCTACTACGCACTGGTCGACGGCCCGGCAGTTGGCCGAGGAGCATCCCGAGGTGACTGTCGACGCCGATCCGATCTTCATCCGCGACGGCGCGGTGTGGACCGGGGCCGGGCTGAGTGCCTGCCTCGACCTCGCGTTGGCGTTGGTGGCCGACGACTTCGGGCCGGAGCTGGCTTCCCGGGTGGCGCGCCAGCTCGTGATGTTTCTGCGGCGGCCGGGTGGCCAGAGTCAGTTCAGCGTGTCGTTGGAGCCCGCGTCCGCTACGCGGCGGGTTGACGAATTGCGGCAGTATATTGCCGCGCATTTGGCGGATCCGTTGACGGTTGCCGATCTTGCCGCGCATGCGCATGTGACGGATCGGCAGATCACGCGGGTGTTCAAGGCCGAGTTGGGGATGACGCCCGCCGCTTATGTCGAGCACGCACGGGTGGAGGCGGCGCGACATCGGCTGGAGACGAGCGATGAGACGTTGTCGAGGATCGCCGGAGCTTGCGGATTCGGCACTGTGTCGACACTGAACCGGTCTTTTCGGCGGACTTTGAAGACGACGCCCAGCGAGTATCGGGAGAGGTTTCGGATCGGTTAGCCGCGGTTGCTGCCGATTTTGCTATTCGGATGCGCGATAAGTTAGTTTTCGAGTCATTAGCCCAGTCAGGCGGACGGCTGTCGTTCGCTGACAAGGCCGATCGAACTTAGCCGCTCTCCTGGCCCGGCAAGCACTCTTATTCACCTCTGTTCGATGATTGGGCGCAGCTGGGTTAATCAGCCTGCTGCGTCCGAGTGATCGTGCAGTACAACCGCAAACAGCCACCTAGAGTCGATCTGGACGAGGGACGATGTCGCTAATCCGACCCAGCGGTCCGTATTGGCGACAGGCGAGATGGAGGCGGGCTGGGCATGGCGCAAAGCAAAGGGCAGCAACGACGTGAGCGTGCGCGTCGAGCGGCTTTGCAAGCGCAGAAGGCTCAAGAACGGTTTATTGTCCAACAACAGAGGGAAACCGCGCGGCAGCAGCGCGGGCCGAACGGGAGGAAGCGCAAGCGGAACGTGCTCGCAAAGCTCAGTACCTCGTTGAGCGGGCCGCGGAGGCCGACGAACTCACGGCTGCGGTGGTCGCCCGCGTTGAAACGCTCGCGAGCGTCCTGCGTGCCGGTCTGAAGCGGCAAACGCCCCTTGACTTCCGCGGTATGCAGCTTGACTTCGTTGCTGAGGCGATATCCCCGGGAGGCCTGCTCAATGCGGAGCCGTCGCCGCGATGGGAGGACTTCGCGCCATCGGAGCCAGGTCTTCTGTCCCGCATGTTCGGTGGAGACTCCCGGCATGGCCAAGCTGTCCAGCAAGCTCGCCTGAAATTCGAGCAGGATCAGACGGCTCACCGCCAGCGAGAAACCCACCGTCTTGCCCAGCTGGATCGGGTCCGGCAACAGCACGCGCAACGTGAGGACGAGCGCAAGCGGCATGTCGACCAGCACAACGAGCAGGTCAGCGCGCTAAGAGAGGCGTTCGGCCGGAGCGAGCAAGAAGCCGTCGAACGATGCCTGCGGCTCGCATTGGAAGCGGCCCCTTTGCCCGACGGCGTTCCTCGTCAAGCCGAGGTCGGGTATCGGCCGGACAGCGGCCAGATTCTGGTTGTCCGTGAGCTGCCGGACACCGAAGTGATCCCCACCGAAGCAGCGTTCCGGTATGTCAAGGTGCGCGACGTGATCGAGCCGACGTCGAGGAAGCCCGCTGAGGTGCGGCAACGGTATGCCGATCTGATCGCTCAGCCTGCCCTGCTCGCGTTGCGGGACGCGTTCACCGCGACGCCGGCTCGTCTGGGCGAAGTCACGGTGAACTGCCACCTTTCAACTACTGACCGGGCGACCGGGCAGGCCATCCGGCCTTGTCTGCTCACGGTGGCGGCCACCAGGGACAAGTTCGAGGACCTAGTGCTGGACAGACTCGAACCGAGGGAGTGTCTTCGTCATCTGAATGCACTGATGTCGCCTCATCCGTACGACGTTGAACCGGTGAAGCCGATTTTCGATCCTGACTTGACCCGGTTCCGCCTCGTCGATGCCTACTCCGTCCCGCGGGCTTGGACTCCTGCACCGTTCTTGTGGAGCAGACGCCGAACGAGTTCGAGCATCTCGTCCGTGAACTGTTCGAGGCGATGGGCATGCAGTCCTGGGTGACCCAAGCGTCTCGCGACGACGGTCTCGACGCGATCGCGGTCAACCCGGACCCGGTTATGGGCGGGCTGGCGGTCATCCAAGCCAAACGCTATGTCAAGAGCGTTCCCGTCGAGGCGGTGAGGGCGCTTTGGGGCACGATGGAGGATAAAAAAGCGGGCACCGGAATCATGGTCACCACCTCGTAGTACGGGAAGGCGGCCCATGACTTCGCTCATCGAAACGAGCGTCTCCGGCTGATCGAGGGACCAGAGCTGAAGCATCTGATCAAGGAGTTCCTCGGCCTCGATGTCATCATCGGCGCAAAAGAGCCACCCAAGAATCGCAGGTGACGGTCACGTCTTTCGTCCGGCCGGTGCCGTCGATTCCGGATGGTGCTTGTCGTCGACGAGTCAAGTCCCGATGATCCTTGATTCGATCTCGGCTATGTAGGCGGGCCAGTCCTGTGTCATTAGTGCGGTCAACCGCATCCGCAGCGCCTCGTACTCCTGGCGCTCGACAACCCGTTGCCCACCGTCGGCAAAGTATGCGGTGGTATGGGGTATTCCGACAGTGGACAAGAGGAAGTGACTCCATTGGTCCAAGGTGATGAATAAGCTAGGAATCGCCGCGTTTGCCAATTCCTCGAGTGCCGCCTCCCAGTCTACTCCCATCGCGGGCCAGCTTGTGTTTGTTTCGGCGAGAGATTCGCTGATCTCGCCGAACATGACAACTTTGTGCCAAGGTCGGCGTGCAGCGAACGTGGCGACCGTGTTCAAGACCCGTTGAGTGTCCGGCGAGAAATGGTCACGAGGGGCAAATTGAGGGACGGTGGCCAGTGCGCATTCGGCTGCGCCGTCGGCGGTTCCCGCTGGCCATTCTAGGCTGAATACCAGCCAGAAGGGAGGGGTGGACAACCTGTGTATTAATCCTTGGCCGGCTGACGATGGCATGGTGAACTCCGTTTGGCAGTGGAAGTTTAGTTGCGCAAATCCGCTCTGAACGTGGCAAAGGGGCGAGATCTCGGCCTGCGCGCGGTTGGCCACGCTCGGGACGGGTCTTTCACCGGCAGGCTGGCGGCTGGCCGTTCAGGATTCCCGGCGATGGTCACCGAACTGCCTCCTCTGCCTCCAGTTGCGCGGCGAGCACCGCGAAGTGCGGGAGATCCTTCCACCGGTCCCGGTTGCCGATCACGTAGAAGCGGCGTTTCGCTCGAGATACCGCGACGTTCAGCAGATTCGGCTTCTCGGCTGCCCACTGCCGGGCTCCCGACCGATTCGGCGCGCTCCCCAGTACCAGCACTACGACGTCGGATTCCTGACCCTGCACAGTGTGCACGGTGCCGACGTTGCCCTCGGGGAACCCGTCGCCGAAGGAGTCGGCTACGCAGTTTTTGGCACCCCGCACCACATCGGTGAAGGGACTGACCACGCGGACGTCCCGCGGCGCGACGCCTTGGCCGGCGAGGGCGTTGAGCAGCGCGATCAACGCTGTTCCTTCCGCGGGTATCCAGTTGTCCTTCGCTTGGTCGGACCGGACATCGATCCACTCGTTCCGCCCGGAGAATTCAGGACGCTCCGGGGTTCCGTAGATCATCAGATCGCCGCCGTACGCGACGGTGTTGGAGATCCGGAACATCGGATAGTCGCAGCGGCGGTGGACGCGCAGCGGTGCGCCGACCCACACCTTTCCGTCGCCGACCGGCGCCGGAACCCACGTGCCGTGCCGGGCGTGGCGGTCAGCGACCTGCTGGGCGGACGTGCTTTCCGGACTCCATTGCTCGGTGACGCCGTGGTACTGGCGAAGCGCGTGCTGCGCGGGCACCGGCAGCGTGACGATCGGTTCGAGCTGGAGCGGGTCGCCGACGATCACTGCTCGGCGACAACGCCAGATCCCGCCGGTCACTTG
Encoded here:
- a CDS encoding methylated-DNA--[protein]-cysteine S-methyltransferase; the protein is MHTAFWSTLDTKIGPFTAVVAGDGAVLASGWTGDVAELTPLISPSLAPTTLTERRDLGPVTTAIRRYHGGDVDAVADIEVRQRSGPFREHAWEMLRKVPAGSPVSYAEYATLSGNPSAVRAAATACARNAAALFVPCHRVVRTGGAIGNFRWGVDAKRWLLHHEESA
- a CDS encoding DNA-3-methyladenine glycosylase 2 family protein — its product is MATSTIPIWRDTERCYRAVTARDQRFDGQFIMAVRTTGIYCRPSCPALTPKAQNVRFYPTSAAAQAGGFRACRRCLPDAVPGSPDWNVRADLAARAMRLISDGLVEREGVPGLARQLGYSERQLGRVLTAELGAGPIRLARAHRAHSARLLIEMSQLPLTDVAFAAGFSSIRQFNETIREVFATTPSQLRAASLRRGNRNEPSGATRLSLRLPFRAPFDAAGVLNYHASRALPGIEAVSDDGYGRTLRLPHGPASVWVSPRAGYVQCDLALSDLRDLSSAVSRVRRLLDLDADPEAVTRVLSADEALAPLVAATPGIRVPGAVDGPEVLLRALLGDDVADVVRLGEPVPPADPPMDTLTTLFPTPSAIAAADVKPLVKQVAAAIVAGDLDLHVGRDADELRTEMLTAGVDPATADYVVMRLLGAPDVLLTADPAVRRSAAELGIDLTTSARGWQPWSSYASRYLSSRTA
- the ychF gene encoding redox-regulated ATPase YchF, which translates into the protein MSLTLGIVGLPNVGKSTLFNALTRNDVLAANYPFATIEPNVGVVPLPDPRLDQLAEIFSSEKTVPAVVSFVDIAGIVKGASEGAGLGNKFLANIREANAICQVIRVFDDPDVVHVDGRIDPMSDIETINTELILADLQTLEKALPRLEKEARTKKEARPALENAQKAKEILDSGRTLFQAQKDIDGEALRELSLLTTKPFLYVFNADEAVLTDEARREELTKLVAPADAVFLDAKVEAELLELDDEESVRELLESVGQLEPGLNALARAGFHTLGLQTYLTAGPKESRAWTIPQGATAPQAAGVIHTDFERGFIKAEIVSFADLVEAGSMAAARSAGKVRMEGKDYVMADGDVVEFRFNV
- a CDS encoding cysteine hydrolase family protein, whose protein sequence is MPRTTLRELNGLNQTPATLADSTLILVDYQNTYTRGVMELEGWRPALTAAKNLLAEARAAGAKVIHVINDGGEDTPYDVRAEIGSIHPDVAPIEGEPVVVKGAPNSFVNTDLGSQVDAAGHQNVVIAGFMTNMCVTFTTEGAFLRGNHPTVVADACATRPLPTPVGEVSAAQLHNSSLATIGDLYGVVVPSVSGLS
- a CDS encoding GlxA family transcriptional regulator, encoding MKRLMVVVLFDRIDLLDVTGPAEVFSLLQREMNRPTGYRVVLAAEALEPVMTSAGVRVLPDMTFAELAGKAIDTLVVPGAVVFGENGEIVARCDPAVVEEVRLLAGRARRVASVCVGAHILAAAGLLDGKRATTHWSTARQLAEEHPEVTVDADPIFIRDGAVWTGAGLSACLDLALALVADDFGPELASRVARQLVMFLRRPGGQSQFSVSLEPASATRRVDELRQYIAAHLADPLTVADLAAHAHVTDRQITRVFKAELGMTPAAYVEHARVEAARHRLETSDETLSRIAGACGFGTVSTLNRSFRRTLKTTPSEYRERFRIG
- a CDS encoding restriction endonuclease; the protein is MEQTPNEFEHLVRELFEAMGMQSWVTQASRDDGLDAIAVNPDPVMGGLAVIQAKRYVKSVPVEAVRALWGTMEDKKAGTGIMVTTS